A region of Lycium barbarum isolate Lr01 chromosome 3, ASM1917538v2, whole genome shotgun sequence DNA encodes the following proteins:
- the LOC132632899 gene encoding pentatricopeptide repeat-containing protein At2g02980, chloroplastic-like yields the protein MRRMNQKLTCNKPTDKYSLMKLIDSSISSNWFANTALLFHDYSHFVDCNLCNTLIKRYADSKCHSRSIFIYTQMRKLNILPDCSTFPSLLKSVAQLCYGEVGKSIHCNAIQLGFTCDVYTNTALVYMYGICQQPDDARQLFDEIPERNVVTWNALITSYTHNRRFREAIDVFREMLACGVKPGEVTMVGVLSACSHLGALNQGRWIHDYIVRNRLRMNVYVGTALIDMYAKCGDIDEAKKVFESMGVRNVYTWNVLISAYAMNGQGEAALEAFDRMVVEDFKPDDVSFVGVLCACCHQGFVEEGRRRFSSMINQFGLQPKIMHYGCMIDLLGRGGFLDEAMEMIHSMKLKPDAIIWRILLGACRFHGREELGEFSFRKLLELEPMNGENYVLISNVHTQRKKWTEVGDVRELMDSGGIKKIPGCSSIEIENEVYEFKASDPLKTGHEEIHKMLEDMKNELKLAGYVPETEMALYDISEEEKEHNLIYHSEKLALAYGLLYSSEPTLRIMKNLRICQDCHQFFKLASAIYKRNIVVRDIKRFHHFTGGLCSCKDYW from the coding sequence ATGCGCCGCATGAACCAAAAGCTAACCTGCAATAAACCCACTGACAAATACTCGCTTATGAAACTGATTGATTCTTCTATCTCTTCAAATTGGTTTGCTAATACTGCTCTTCTATTCCATGACTACTCTCATTTCGTTGATTGTAATTTATGTAATACACTTATTAAACGCTATGCGGATTCAAAATGTCACTCGCGTTCAATTTTTATTTACACCCAAATGCGTAAACTCAATATCCTTCCTGATTGCTCAACATTCCCTAGCCTTCTCAAATCAGTTGCTCAGTTATGTTACGGAGAAGTTGGAAAATCCATACATTGTAATGCAATTCAGTTGGGTTTCACTTGTGATGTTTATACAAACACTGCACTTGTCTACATGTATGGGATTTGTCAACAACCCGATGATGCACGCCAGCTGTTCGATGAAATTCCTGAGAGAAATGTGGTTACGTGGAATGCGTTGATAACGAGTTATACGCATAATAGGAGGTTTAGGGAAGCAATTGATGTGTTTAGGGAAATGTTAGCTTGTGGGGTTAAACCAGGTGAGGTTACTATGGTTGGCGTTTTATCGGCTTGCTCTCATTTAGGAGCTTTGAATCAAGGGCGGTGGATCCATGATTATATTGTGAGGAATCGGTTGAGAATGAATGTATACGTTGGTACTGCGTTGATCGATATGTATGCTAAATGTGGAGATATTGATGAGGCGAAAAAGGTGTTTGAGAGTATGGGAGTTAGAAATGTTTATACATGGAATGTATTGATTTCGGCGTATGCAATGAATGGACAAGGCGAGGCTGCATTGGAGGCTTTTGATAGGATGGTTGTTGAAGACTTTAAGCCTGATGATGTTAGTTTCGTGGGTGTTTTGTGCGCTTGTTGTCACCAAGGTTTTGTTGAGGAAGGTAGAAGGCGGTTCTCAAGCATGATAAATCAGTTTGGATTGCAGCCGAAGATCATGCATTATGGTTGTATGATTGATCTACTTGGACGTGGTGGATTCCTGGATGAAGCTATGGAAATGATTCATTCTATGAAACTAAAGCCAGACGCAATAATATGGAGGATACTACTTGGTGCCTGTAGATTTCATGGAAGAGAAGAACTTGGTGAATTTTCTTTCCGTAAGCTTCTGGAACTGGAACCGATGAACGGGGAGAACTACGTGTTAATATCAAATGTTCACACTCAAAGAAAGAAATGGACTGAAGTTGGAGATGTTAGGGAACTGATGGACAGCGGCGGAATCAAAAAGATTCCTGGATGCAGTTCAATTGAAATTGAAAATGAAGTATATGAGTTTAAGGCATCTGATCCACTTAAAACAGGGCATGAGGAAATCCATAAGATGCTGGAAGACATGAAAAATGAGTTGAAATTAGCTGGTTATGTGCCTGAAACAGAGATGGCTCTGTATGATATTAGTGAAGAGGAAAAGGAGCATAATCTGATATACCACAGTGAAAAGCTTGCTCTTGCATATGGGCTGCTATATTCATCTGAACCTACATTAAGGATAATGAAGAATTTAAGGATTTGTCAGGACTGCCACCAATTCTTTAAGCTTGCTTCAGCTATTTATAAAAGGAATATTGTTGTTAGAGATATAAAGCGCTTCCATCATTTCACTGGAGGTCTTTGCTCATGCAAAGATTATTGGTGA